One region of Aurantimonas sp. HBX-1 genomic DNA includes:
- a CDS encoding succinate dehydrogenase iron-sulfur subunit — protein sequence MVELALPKNSTLTEGKVWDRPQGATNIREFKIYRWSPDDDANPRTDTFYVDVDDCGPMVLDALLWIKNKVDSTLALRRSCREGICGSCAMNIDGANTLACTKGMDEVSGAIKVYPLPHMPVIKDLVPDLTVPYAQLRSIEPWLKTETPEPEREWRQSHADREKLDGLYECILCFCCQTACPSYWWNGERYLGPAVLLQAYRWLIDSRDEATGERLDDLEDPFKLYRCHTIMNCTQTCPKGLNPAKAIAEIRTMMVERRV from the coding sequence ATGGTCGAGCTTGCGCTTCCGAAGAACTCCACCCTCACCGAAGGCAAGGTGTGGGACCGGCCGCAGGGCGCGACCAACATCCGCGAGTTCAAGATCTACCGCTGGTCGCCGGACGACGACGCCAATCCGCGCACCGACACGTTCTATGTCGATGTCGACGATTGCGGGCCGATGGTCCTCGACGCGCTCCTGTGGATCAAGAACAAGGTCGACTCGACCCTGGCGCTGCGGCGCTCCTGCCGCGAAGGCATCTGCGGCTCCTGCGCGATGAACATCGACGGCGCCAACACGCTGGCCTGCACCAAGGGCATGGACGAGGTGAGCGGCGCCATCAAGGTCTACCCGCTGCCGCACATGCCGGTGATCAAGGACCTGGTGCCCGACCTCACCGTCCCCTATGCGCAGCTGCGCTCGATCGAGCCCTGGCTGAAGACCGAGACCCCGGAGCCCGAGCGCGAATGGCGCCAGAGCCACGCCGACCGCGAGAAGCTCGACGGGCTCTACGAGTGCATCCTGTGCTTCTGCTGCCAGACCGCCTGCCCGTCCTACTGGTGGAACGGCGAGCGCTATCTCGGGCCCGCCGTGCTTCTCCAGGCCTATCGCTGGCTGATCGATTCCCGCGACGAGGCGACCGGCGAGCGTCTCGACGACCTCGAGGATCCGTTCAAGCTCTACCGCTGCCACACCATCATGAACTGCACCCAGACCTGCCCGAAGGGCCTGAATCCGGCGAAGGCCATCGCCGAGATCCGCACGATGATGGTCGAGCGGCGGGTCTGA
- a CDS encoding App1 family protein, with protein sequence MLHSLALSAERRWSRLRHGLKRRAGLLGTPIILPYLGFGTAKSLWVRGRVVEDEGVVSALHSDSLLTNLRLTFRRYESDEIAGAELAFEGAGRSGTATTDREGFFDFTVEAPDIPAGGAWTHVDLTLTDVPGYDWRPLGASVPVRLVPPEARFGIISDIDDTIVETGATNLFRHWRTVVANSAESRTAFPGVTHLYRALTRGEAGPETNPIFYVSSSPWNLFDLFERFMRLHAIPVGPMLLRDFGIDETKWFTGSHDTHKLAMIERVMDAYPHLPFLLIGDSGQRDAAIYAEANRRHPGRVLAVHIRDVTPEGHSPAVTEALAALRSAGVPVTIGASLEAAATLSAEQGLISADAARAVAEAVGKRRAGIRETPLGESRNR encoded by the coding sequence CCTGGCCCTTTCGGCGGAACGGCGCTGGTCGCGCCTGCGACACGGGCTGAAGCGCCGCGCCGGGCTCCTCGGCACACCGATCATCCTGCCCTATCTCGGCTTCGGCACGGCGAAGAGCCTCTGGGTGCGCGGGCGCGTCGTCGAGGACGAGGGCGTGGTCTCGGCCCTGCACAGCGATTCCCTTCTCACCAATCTCCGCCTGACGTTCCGCCGCTACGAGTCCGACGAAATTGCCGGCGCCGAACTCGCCTTTGAAGGCGCCGGCCGGTCCGGCACCGCGACCACCGACCGCGAAGGCTTCTTCGATTTCACCGTCGAGGCGCCGGACATCCCGGCCGGCGGGGCCTGGACCCATGTCGACCTGACGCTGACGGACGTCCCCGGCTACGACTGGCGACCGCTAGGCGCCAGCGTCCCGGTACGGCTGGTCCCGCCGGAGGCCCGCTTCGGGATCATCTCCGACATCGACGACACGATCGTCGAAACCGGCGCCACCAATCTCTTCCGCCATTGGCGGACGGTCGTCGCCAATTCTGCCGAGAGCCGCACGGCGTTTCCCGGCGTCACGCATCTTTACCGCGCGCTGACGCGGGGCGAGGCCGGGCCGGAAACCAACCCGATCTTCTATGTCTCCTCCAGCCCGTGGAACCTCTTCGACCTGTTCGAGCGGTTCATGCGCCTTCACGCCATCCCGGTGGGCCCGATGCTGCTGCGCGATTTCGGCATCGACGAGACCAAATGGTTCACCGGCAGCCACGACACCCACAAGCTGGCGATGATCGAGCGGGTCATGGACGCCTATCCGCATCTGCCCTTCCTGCTGATTGGCGATTCCGGCCAGCGCGACGCGGCGATCTATGCCGAGGCGAACCGGCGGCATCCGGGGCGCGTGCTCGCCGTCCACATCCGCGACGTCACGCCGGAGGGACACAGCCCGGCGGTGACGGAGGCGCTCGCCGCGCTGCGGTCGGCCGGCGTCCCGGTCACCATCGGCGCGAGCCTGGAGGCGGCGGCGACACTCTCGGCCGAGCAGGGGCTGATTTCCGCAGACGCCGCGCGCGCCGTTGCGGAAGCGGTCGGCAAACGCCGGGCCGGCATCCGGGAAACCCCGCTCGGCGAGAGCCGGAACCGCTGA